A genomic segment from Candidatus Poseidoniia archaeon encodes:
- a CDS encoding fumarate reductase/succinate dehydrogenase flavoprotein subunit translates to MERVECDVLVVGAGGAGLRAAISAAEAGASVALVSKSLLGKAHTVMAEGGVAAALGNADERDSWKVHFRDTIKGGKGLGNWEMAKLHAEQSPERVRELERWGAVFDRTADGRISQRNFGGHRYPRLAHVGDRTGLEIIRTLQDHVIHVDGIDVQMETTVTQLLRSGERVTGALAYRRTDGELLLFAAGAVIIATGGIGKAYRVTSNSWEYTGDGHALAYLAGADLVDMEFVQFHPTGMVWPPSVKGTLVTEGVRGEGGILLNNAGERFMFNYIPEAFAAETAKDEAEAEAWLRGEEGAMRPPELLTRDVVARAIMAEVKAGRGSPQGGAFLDIANRRDAEYIKRKLPSMYHQFKELAGLDITEEAMQVGPTTHYMMGGVRVDPATGAASVAGLYAAGEAAAGMHGANRLGGNSLSDLLVFGNLSGQAAATFAASSDRLPPAGGGVAAARTAALAPFEAGSENPYHLHQELQEIMEAHVGIVREGGELEAGIAQLEALQARLGGLHASGPRAYNPGWHLCLDLHNMLLASLAVARAGLERTESRGAHTRLDFPNYDDELGRVNLVVRRAADGMVVVRAPLAEMPGELAEYVAREVV, encoded by the coding sequence ATGGAGCGGGTCGAGTGCGACGTGCTGGTCGTCGGTGCGGGCGGCGCGGGACTCCGCGCCGCCATCTCGGCCGCCGAAGCGGGGGCGAGCGTGGCGCTGGTCTCGAAATCGCTGCTCGGCAAAGCACACACGGTGATGGCCGAAGGCGGCGTCGCCGCTGCGCTCGGCAACGCTGACGAGCGCGACAGCTGGAAGGTGCACTTCCGCGACACCATCAAGGGCGGCAAGGGGCTCGGCAACTGGGAGATGGCGAAGCTGCACGCCGAGCAATCGCCCGAACGGGTGCGCGAGCTCGAGCGCTGGGGCGCTGTCTTCGACCGCACCGCTGACGGCCGCATCAGCCAGCGCAATTTCGGCGGCCACCGCTACCCACGGCTGGCGCATGTCGGCGACCGCACCGGGCTCGAAATCATCCGCACATTGCAGGACCACGTCATCCACGTTGATGGAATCGATGTCCAGATGGAGACGACGGTGACGCAGTTGCTCCGGAGCGGCGAGCGTGTTACAGGTGCCCTGGCCTATCGGCGCACCGACGGCGAGCTGCTGCTCTTCGCTGCCGGCGCGGTGATTATCGCCACCGGCGGCATCGGCAAGGCGTACCGCGTCACGTCCAACTCGTGGGAATACACCGGCGACGGCCACGCGCTCGCCTATCTCGCGGGCGCCGACCTGGTCGACATGGAGTTCGTCCAGTTTCACCCGACCGGGATGGTCTGGCCGCCGAGCGTCAAGGGGACGCTCGTGACGGAGGGCGTCCGCGGCGAGGGAGGCATCCTGCTCAACAACGCGGGCGAGCGGTTCATGTTCAACTACATTCCCGAAGCGTTCGCGGCCGAGACTGCCAAGGACGAAGCGGAGGCCGAGGCGTGGCTGCGCGGCGAGGAGGGCGCGATGCGGCCGCCCGAGCTACTCACCCGCGACGTTGTCGCGCGCGCCATCATGGCCGAGGTCAAGGCAGGGCGCGGTTCCCCGCAAGGCGGCGCGTTCCTCGATATCGCCAACCGGCGCGACGCCGAGTACATCAAGCGCAAGCTGCCGTCGATGTACCACCAGTTCAAGGAGCTGGCGGGGCTCGATATCACGGAGGAGGCGATGCAGGTCGGACCCACGACGCACTACATGATGGGCGGCGTGCGCGTCGACCCTGCCACTGGCGCGGCGTCGGTCGCCGGCCTTTACGCCGCAGGCGAAGCGGCGGCCGGCATGCACGGCGCCAACCGGCTTGGCGGCAACTCGCTGAGCGACCTGCTGGTATTCGGCAACCTGTCGGGACAGGCGGCCGCCACCTTTGCGGCGTCGAGCGACCGGCTGCCACCGGCGGGCGGCGGGGTCGCGGCGGCACGCACCGCGGCGCTGGCGCCGTTCGAGGCCGGAAGCGAAAACCCGTACCACCTGCACCAGGAATTGCAGGAAATCATGGAGGCCCACGTCGGCATCGTGCGCGAAGGCGGCGAGCTCGAGGCGGGCATCGCGCAGCTCGAGGCGCTTCAGGCGCGGCTCGGCGGGCTGCACGCCAGCGGCCCTCGCGCCTACAATCCCGGCTGGCACCTCTGCCTCGACCTGCACAATATGCTGCTCGCCTCGCTGGCGGTCGCCCGCGCCGGGCTGGAGCGCACCGAGAGCCGCGGCGCGCACACGCGGCTTGACTTCCCGAATTACGACGACGAGCTGGGGCGGGTAAACCTGGTCGTGCGCCGGGCGGCCGACGGGATGGTCGTCGTGCGGGCGCCGCTGGCCGAGATGCCGGGTGAGCTGGCGGAATATGTGGCGCGGGAGGTCGTGTGA